TCCGCTTTCCGGGGCTATTCCGGCGTGCACGTCAACAAACCGCTCGGCTGATCGCCGAACGGTCGATCGATGTCGTTGTCGGTTTCGGCGGGTACGCGTCCACGCCCGCCTATGTCGCGTCCAAGAAGGCGAAAGTGCCGCTCGTCATCCACGAGGCGAACGCGCGGCCAGGGCTCGCGAACCGGCTGGGAATTCGCTATACGACATTCGTCGGAGTCGCCTTTCACGGAACTCGCCTGAAGCATGCTCGCTTTGTCGGGATGCCGTTGCGTTCAGAGATCGAAAGAATCGACATCGACGTGGCGCGTCGTGAGGGACTGACTCGTTTCGGACTCGATCCCGATCGAAGAACCCTCCTAGTCACGGGAGGTTCCCAAGGGGCTCGTCGATTGAACTCGACGGTCATCGACACAGCAGCGAAGATCATCGGCACAGGCTGGCAGATTATTCATCTCGTCGGTGGCAAAGCGGACGTCACTGATCCGGGCATCGAGCACTATCACATGATGCGGTACTGCGATCGCATGGATCTGGCACTCGCCGTCGCCGATTTCGCGGTGTCTCGCGCTGGCGCAGCAACGGTTTCTGAACTCACTGCTGTCGGCGTGCCTGCCGTGTACGTTCCGTACCCTGTCGGTAATGGAGAGCAGAGGCTCAACGCCGCGGATGTCGTTGGAGCAAATGGTGCGCTGCTCATCGCCGATGCCCTCTTCGTTCCATCGTGGATCGACGACACATTGATCCCGCTGCTGAACGATCGTGTGCGACTTCACGACATGGCCGTGCAGAGCCGGCACATCGGCTCGCGTGAAGGCTCACAGCGTATGCTTCAGCTCATCGACGACGCCCTCGATAACTGACCCCGCCTTCACCAGACTGCGAAAGACTTACAGTGATCAAGCCAGATCTCACCGCACCCGTACCCGAGAACATCCGGTCCGTTCACTTCGTGGGCATTGGAGGGTCAGGGATGAGCGGGATAGCGCGGTTGTTTCTAGCCCGGGGGAGTGCCGTCTCAGGGTCCGATCGCGGCGAATCCACTAATGTCGAGCAATTGCGCGCGCTCGGCGCCACCGTACACATCGGGCACGACGCGACGCACCTCGGCGCAGTCGACGCCGTCGTGGTGACGAGTGCGCTCTGGCCAGAGAATCCGGAGCTCGTTGCTGCCCACGAGCGAGGGATTCCGGTTCTGCACCGTTCGCAGGCTCTTGCGTGGCTCGTCGCCGACTCGCGGCTCGTCTCTGTCGCCGGCGCCCACGGCAAGACCACATCCACGGGCATGATCGTGACAGGACTTCTGGGTCTCGGAGCAGATCCCAGCTTTGTCAATGGTGGCGTCATCGAGTCCCTCGGGGTCAGCTCGGCACCAGGACGGGACAACCTCTTCGTCGTGGAAGCTGACGAATCCGACGGTTCGTTCCTGTTCTACAACACGGCTGTCGCGCTGATCACCAACGTTGATCCCGACCACCTCGATCACTATGGGTCGCTCGAAAATTTCGTTTCCGCGTTCGTCGAATTTGCCGACAGAGCAAGCGAGGTCGTCGTCATCTCGGCAGATGACGCAGGTGCGCGTGATGTTCGATCACGACTCTCGCACCACAACGTCGTCACGTTCGGACAGTCGCCGCAGGCAGACGTTCGCGTCACGGAGGTCAGCGAGAACGGCCCATTGACGTTCACAATCGAGTACAGGGGTGTTCGCTACCCGGCATCCTTATCCGTTCCCGGCCTCCACAACGCGATCAACGCGGCGGGCGCATTCGCTGTTCTCGCAGGGCTCGGGTGGGACCCGGCTAGCGTCATCGACGCCGTGAGCGGGTTTGGCGGCACGAAACGCCGATTTGAGCTTCACCAGGTCGTCGGCGGCATCAGCGTGTACGACGACTACGCCCACCACCCAACTGAGGTCGCGGCGGCGCTCACAGCGGCTCGCAGCGTCGTCGGCGACGGACGGATCATCGCGGTGCACCAACCGCATCTTTACAGCCGTACGCAAGCTTTTGCCGGCGAGTTCGCTGAGACACTCGAGACCTATGCCGATCACACGATCGTTCTTGACGTGTGCGGCGCTCGGGAAGATCCGATCCCCGGCGTGACTGGGGCACTCGTGTCTGAACGCTTTCACGACCCGTCGCACGTTGACTACGTTCCCGACTGGAGTCGAGCGGCCGAGCGCACAGCAGAGATCGCCAGAGACGGCGACTTCGTCGTCACACTCGGCTGCGGTGACGTCTACCTGATCATTCCGCAGCTGCTGTCGTCTCTCAAACGCGTGCGCGGGCAGGACGCGTGAAACGACCGGGCGGGTTCACTCCTCCGCAGAGGCCGGACGAGGAGAAAACTCCAGCCGAAGACGAACCGGCACCGGTATCGTTCCTCGGCCGTTTTCGGGGGCGAGACGCCGAGCCTGCCGACGCAGACGGCGCGGTCGCCGAGTCCGCACATGACAATGCCGCCGGAACGGATGCCGTGGACGCCGGAACTCGCGGCACATGGTCGCTTCGGAAAGCCGTACGTGAAAGAAAGCGCGTCGAGCGGTCCGAGGTTCGTCGGTTTACCGCGAGGCAGCGACGCCGTCGCAGAAACACGTGGATTTCTCTCTGCGCAATACTCGTAGTCGCCATTGGCGCCGTGGCCACGGCGTATTCGCCGGTTATGGCGGTGCGCACGATTACCGTCGAGGGTGCGACGCTCGTGAACAGCGACGGCATCGTCACTGACCTCCAATCTCAGATCGGCACCCCGCTTCCTCTCGTCGACCAGCGAGCGATCAAGGCCTCGCTCGTGAAGTATCCGTTGATCCAGAGCTATACGGTCGAAGCAGTGCCCCCGTCAACCCTCATTGTTCGGCTCGTCGAGCGAGAGCCACTCGGCCTCGTGGACTCGGGCACGGGGTTTGCGCTCGTCGATGCTGCCGGTGTGACGCTTCGTACATCGGAGAAGCGGATCGATGGCTTTCCGATCATTGACACGGATGCAGACCCTGAAAGCCGTGGTTTCCAAGCGGCAGTTGCCGTGCTGCGTGCGCTGCCAGACGAGGTTCGCGCGGCAGTCGACACCGTGTCAGCAACCACTCGGGATGACGTCGTTCTCGTTTTTGCCGACAGCGGAGCGGAAGTACGTTGGGGAAGCGCCGAGGACTCCGCGTTGAAAGCCCGAGCTCTCACAGAGCTCATGAGCGCATACCCTCCAGACAATGTCTCGCTGTATGACGTGTCGAGCGCTGAGAACGTCGTTGTCAAACCACGCTGATCTTCGGATTTCCTGAATTCGGACGTCGGCTCTGCGACACGCCCGCGTGTCAGCGGAGGATGCTGACCGTGCGCGCATAACGTGAAACTCAGGAAATGCATACTGAGCATAACTTTAACCCTTAACTAGAGGTTGAAAGTTCTCATCGGAGGCCGGACGTGACTACAAACCAGAACTACCTCGCAGTGATCAAGGTGGTCGGCATCGGGGGCGGCGGCGTCAATGCCGTCAACCGGATGATCGAACTCGGGCTGCGAGGCGTTGAATTCATCGCCATTAACACTGATGCACAAGCGCTGCTCATGAGCGACGCGGACGTCAAGCTCGACGTGGGACGCGAGATCACTCGAGGGCTCGGCGCGGGCGCCGATCCCGAGGTTGGTCGTCGCGCAGCCGAAGATCACGCTGAAGAGATCGAGGAGGCGCTTGCGGGCGCCGACATGGTCTTTGTGACCGCGGGCGAGGGCGGCGGCACCGGAACCGGTGGAGCTCCCGTCGTTGCGCGCATCGCGAAGTCGATCGGCGCACTCACGATCGGTGTCGTCACGAAGCCATTTGGCTTTGAAGGGCGCCGTCGTCAGCAGCAGGCAGAGCTCGGCGTAGCCTCGCTGAAAGAAGAGGTCGACACACTCATCGTGGTGCCGAACGACCGGCTTCTTGAGATCAGCGACCGCGGAATCAGCATGCTCGAAGCGTTCTCGACGGCAGACCAAGTGCTCCTCGCCGGTGTGCAGGGAATCACCGACCTGATCACGACGCCAGGGCTCATCAATCTCGACTTCGCCGACGTCAAGTCAGTGATGCAGGGTGCAGGGTCAGCTCTCATGGGCATCGGCTCGTCCCGCGGTGCCGATCGGTCGATCAAGGCGGCAGAACTCGCCGTCGCAAGCCCGCTTCTCGAGGCGAGCATCGAAGGGGCACACGGCGTGTTGCTCTCTATTCAAGGTGGATCGAATCTCGGAATCTTCGAGATTAATGATGCGGCCCGGCTCGTGCAGGAGGCGGTGCACCCTGAAGCCAACATCATCTTCGGTGCGGTTATCGACGACACGCTCGGCGACGAGGTACGCGTCACGGTGATTGCCGCCGGGTTCGACGGAGGGGAGCCTCCCGCCCGTCAGGTCGAACCGATGAAGGATGCCGTCATTACGACAGGCGGCGTCATGTCGTCGACCGCAGAGTCCGACGCAGACGATGCCGACAATGCACTGTCGGCCGATGCGGCTCCAGAGCCTGAGCCCGAGCGCAAACCATGGACGCCACCGCGTGCTCCGCAGCACATTCCGGCAACCACGTCAGCGGATGCGTCGTTCTCAGACGAAGACGAACTCGACATTCCCGATTTCCTCAAGTAGTCGTCAGCACCCTCCGAGCATGCGCCCGGATCCGCATCGCGGATTCGGGCGCATGTGTGTTTCTGCGACACGCTCACGAATTGCCCGGTTCAATCATCGAAAACCGGCACCTTGACCATTAACCTCAGAAGAGACGAACCACAATCGGAGGAAGCGATGTCGAACCCCCTGAAGAAGACCATGATGTACCTCGGGCTCGCTGACGAAGAGCTTGAGTACGAGGAGCAGGCTCAGTCGCAGCAGAACGCTCCCGCACAGTCTGCGCAGGCCACGGCTTCGGCGCAGCCCTCGACACCGCACCGCGCCGCGCCGGTGACGCCTTTGCGTCGCCCCGCAGCAGTGAAGCAGGCGGCTCCCTCTGAGCTCAGCGAAATTCTGACGGTTCACCCGAAGCAGTACCGAGACGCACAGTCAATTGCTGAAAGCTTCCGCGAGGGCATCCCCGTGATCATCAACTTGTCTCAGATGAGCGACGGCGATGCTCGTCGGCTCATCGACTTCGCAAGCGGGCTCTCGCAGGGACTTTACGGCAAGATCGAGCGCGTGACATCGAAGGTCTTCCTTCTCTCGCCGTCGCACGTTTCCATCTCGGGCGAAAGCGATCAGAAGACCGAGTCAGACGCCACCTTCTTTGCTCAGCAATAATTGACGGGTGAGTTCCGTCATTTCTCTGATCGGCAGCATCCTTTATCTGGTGCTGCTCCTGTACTTTTTCGTGATGTGGGGTCGCTTCATACTTGACCTCATGCGCACGTTCAATCGCGCGTGGCGACCTCGAGGGGCGGGGCTCGTCGCCGCCGAGGTCGTGTATTCGCTCACAGATCCGCCCGTGAACTTCTTCCGACGAGTGCTGCCTCCGCTTCGCGTGGGAGCCGTTGCCCTCGACTTCGGGTGGACCATCACAATGCTCTGCGTGATCGTGGCGATGTTCATCGTCGGATTCCTGTAGACGAGCCGACTTTCAGACTCTCCGAATAGAGTGTCCATTGATACAGCGATTGTGGCTGTAATCTGGGACAAGCGTCACGCGTCGTGCGTCCCGGCAATTTGCCGTTGTGTTTGCTAACGTGGGCACGCTATACATGAACACAGAACACATGAAGGTGGTTAGCCATGGCGCTCACTCCGGAAGACGTAGTCAATAAGCAGTTTCAGCAGACAAAGTTTCGCGAGGGGTACGACCAGGACGAGGTCGACGATTTCCTTGACGAGGTCGTTGTCGAGCTGCGCCGCCTGATCCAGGAGAATCAAGATCTCAAGGAGCAGGCCTCGAAGGCTGATTCAAGCTCGAGCTCGTCCAGCCAGAGCGATTCTTCGACGGGGTTCGTCGCGAAGCAGCCCGCAGAGGCTGCACCCGTCGCGACCCCTGTGCCCGCAGCACCAGCAGCGAAGACCGCAGAGTCAGAGACGCCGGCGCAGGCGACCGCCGAGTCGACGGACGGCGACTCCGAAAGCTCGAACAGCCTCCTTGTGCTTGCCCGTCGTCTGCACGACGAGCACGTGCGTGAGGGATCAGAAAAGCGCGACCAGCTCATTGCAGAGGGCCACGCCACGGCCGCTCGCGTCGTTGCCGAGGCTGAGGCGAAGCAGCGCGAAGAGTTGTCGAAGCTCGAGACTGCCAAGTCCGGTCTCGAGAAGAAGATCGACGAGCTTCGTCAGTTCGAGAGCGAATACCGCCAGAACCTGCGCAGCTACATCGAGGGTCACCTCAAGGATCTCGACAAGGCAAGCCCGTCAAACGACTCGTCAAAGCTCTCCGAGTCGACGAGCCACTAGGTCTTGCCCGAATCACCTTCTCGCACAGCCATGGTCCGCGCGCTCAGCGTGCTTGTGACCGTGGCTGTGCTGTGGGTGGGCTTTGACCAGTTCACCAAATACCTCGTTGTCACCAACCTGCATGAGAATGAACGCGTCGCCGTATTCGGCGACGTTCTTCAGTTCGTCTTCGTGCGCAACTCCGGTGCGGCCTTCTCCTTTGCTTCCGGCGCGACGTGGATCTTTTCGCTTCTCGCCACCGGAGTGGTCATTGCGATCATCGTGATGGCACGCCGCATCCGTTCTGTTCGTTGGGGTCTTGTGATTGGGCTTCTGCTGGGCGGTGTTCTCGGCAATCTTCTCGACCGGTATTTTCGCGAGCCATCATTTGGTCTTGGCCATGTCGTCGACTTCATCTCCACACCATGGATGATCCCGGCAATTTATAACGTTGCGGACATCGGTATTTGCGTGGCGATGGCGCTGTTCATTCTCCTCACTGTTCTCGGAGTTGGCCTTGACGGCCGCCGCGCGACCAAACTGAAGGCCGAGTCGGAAACGTCCGATACGGAAGCGACCGAAGGCGAGGGCGGCCTCGCCAGCGAAGGCACAGCCCCAGACGTCGCAGCATCCAGCGATGTCGAAGACGAGAACTCGAGCCCGCAGAAGGGCAGCTGATGGAGTCGCGGAGCCTGCCGGTTCCCGACGGCCTTGTAGGGACGAGAGCGGATGCTGGCATCGCGAAGCTTCTCGGCTTTTCGCGTTCCTTTGCCGCTGACGTCATCGACGCGGGCGGAGTGGAACTCGACGGGCGAGTGCTGCAGAAGTCCGATCGACTTGCCGCTGAGGCCTGGCTGACTGTGTCGTGGACACCCCGCCACGAGCCCGTGATTGAGGCGATCGCCGTTGATGATCTTGCAATTGTGCACGATGACGACGACATCGTTGTTGTGAACAAGCCGACGGGCGTCGCCGCGCACCCCTCTGTGGGGTGGACCGGTCCGACAGTGCTCGGGGCACTCGCGGCGGCCGGCTACACGATCGCGACGTCCGGGCAAACAGAACGAGCGGGTATCGTGCACCGCCTCGACGTCGGAACAAGCGGACTGATGGTTGTGGCGAAAACCGAACGCGCATACACAGCACTCAAACGCGCTTTTCATGACCGAGAAGTCGAGAAGATCTACAACGCCGTCGTGCAAGGACATCCCGACCCATTCACCGGAACTATCGAGGCGCCCATCGGCCGACATCCAAAGCACGACTGGAAGTTTGCCGTCACGGCTGGCGGCAAACCGTCGATCACGCACTATTCGACACGTGAGGCGTTTCCCTACGCCAGCCTGCTCGAGGTGCGTCTCGAGACGGGACGCACGCATCAGATTCGGGTACACATGGCTGCGATGAAGCATCCTTGTGTCGGGGATCCTCTCTACGGCTCAGATCCGCGACTGGCTGAGAGGCTCGGCCTCACCCGGCAATGGCTGCAAGCGGTGCAGCTCTCTTTCTCGCACCCCGCGACAGGGGAGTGGGTTACGTACTCGGCCGACTACGCGCCCGACTTGCAGCATGCGCTCGATGTCCTCGGCCGGGATTAGTCTGGAAGCATATCGTCGTCGTCGCTCGGAGTAATGGTGTCCTCAACTGACTCGTTCGTCCATCTACACGTACATAGCGAGTTTTCCATGCTCGATGGGGCCGCTCGCATCAATGAAGTGGTCAAGGCCGCTGCCGAACAAGAGATGCCGGCTCTGGCTGTAACCGACCACGGAAATATGTTCGGCGCATTCGATTTTTGGAGTGCCGCGACGTCTGCGGGCATCAAACCGATCATCGGCACTGAGGCGTACATCACGCCCGGAACGCATCGCAGCGACCGCACGCGTGTGCGCTGGGGTGATGGCGGCAGAGACGATGTCTCTGGGTCGGGCGCTTACACGCACATGACAATGCTCGCCGAGACGACCGAGGGAATGCACAACCTCTTCCGGCTGTCGTCCCGTGCCTCGATCGAGGGCTACTATTTCAAGCCGCGCATGGACCGCGAAACGCTGTCGCAGTACTCGAAGGGGATCATCGCCACAACCGGATGCCCCAGCGGCGAGGTGCAGACGCGATTGCGGCTGGGGCAGTACAAAGAGGCTCGAGAAGCCGCCGCCGACTTCCGCGATAT
The Paramicrobacterium chengjingii DNA segment above includes these coding regions:
- a CDS encoding UDP-N-acetylglucosamine--N-acetylmuramyl-(pentapeptide) pyrophosphoryl-undecaprenol N-acetylglucosamine transferase, translated to MTRYLLAGGGTAGHVNPLLATADAIREREPDAEVVVLGTQEGLEARLVPERGYELVTIPKVPFPRRINGAAFRFPGLFRRARQQTARLIAERSIDVVVGFGGYASTPAYVASKKAKVPLVIHEANARPGLANRLGIRYTTFVGVAFHGTRLKHARFVGMPLRSEIERIDIDVARREGLTRFGLDPDRRTLLVTGGSQGARRLNSTVIDTAAKIIGTGWQIIHLVGGKADVTDPGIEHYHMMRYCDRMDLALAVADFAVSRAGAATVSELTAVGVPAVYVPYPVGNGEQRLNAADVVGANGALLIADALFVPSWIDDTLIPLLNDRVRLHDMAVQSRHIGSREGSQRMLQLIDDALDN
- the murC gene encoding UDP-N-acetylmuramate--L-alanine ligase, translating into MIKPDLTAPVPENIRSVHFVGIGGSGMSGIARLFLARGSAVSGSDRGESTNVEQLRALGATVHIGHDATHLGAVDAVVVTSALWPENPELVAAHERGIPVLHRSQALAWLVADSRLVSVAGAHGKTTSTGMIVTGLLGLGADPSFVNGGVIESLGVSSAPGRDNLFVVEADESDGSFLFYNTAVALITNVDPDHLDHYGSLENFVSAFVEFADRASEVVVISADDAGARDVRSRLSHHNVVTFGQSPQADVRVTEVSENGPLTFTIEYRGVRYPASLSVPGLHNAINAAGAFAVLAGLGWDPASVIDAVSGFGGTKRRFELHQVVGGISVYDDYAHHPTEVAAALTAARSVVGDGRIIAVHQPHLYSRTQAFAGEFAETLETYADHTIVLDVCGAREDPIPGVTGALVSERFHDPSHVDYVPDWSRAAERTAEIARDGDFVVTLGCGDVYLIIPQLLSSLKRVRGQDA
- a CDS encoding FtsQ-type POTRA domain-containing protein, translated to MKRPGGFTPPQRPDEEKTPAEDEPAPVSFLGRFRGRDAEPADADGAVAESAHDNAAGTDAVDAGTRGTWSLRKAVRERKRVERSEVRRFTARQRRRRRNTWISLCAILVVAIGAVATAYSPVMAVRTITVEGATLVNSDGIVTDLQSQIGTPLPLVDQRAIKASLVKYPLIQSYTVEAVPPSTLIVRLVEREPLGLVDSGTGFALVDAAGVTLRTSEKRIDGFPIIDTDADPESRGFQAAVAVLRALPDEVRAAVDTVSATTRDDVVLVFADSGAEVRWGSAEDSALKARALTELMSAYPPDNVSLYDVSSAENVVVKPR
- the ftsZ gene encoding cell division protein FtsZ, translated to MTTNQNYLAVIKVVGIGGGGVNAVNRMIELGLRGVEFIAINTDAQALLMSDADVKLDVGREITRGLGAGADPEVGRRAAEDHAEEIEEALAGADMVFVTAGEGGGTGTGGAPVVARIAKSIGALTIGVVTKPFGFEGRRRQQQAELGVASLKEEVDTLIVVPNDRLLEISDRGISMLEAFSTADQVLLAGVQGITDLITTPGLINLDFADVKSVMQGAGSALMGIGSSRGADRSIKAAELAVASPLLEASIEGAHGVLLSIQGGSNLGIFEINDAARLVQEAVHPEANIIFGAVIDDTLGDEVRVTVIAAGFDGGEPPARQVEPMKDAVITTGGVMSSTAESDADDADNALSADAAPEPEPERKPWTPPRAPQHIPATTSADASFSDEDELDIPDFLK
- a CDS encoding cell division protein SepF produces the protein MSNPLKKTMMYLGLADEELEYEEQAQSQQNAPAQSAQATASAQPSTPHRAAPVTPLRRPAAVKQAAPSELSEILTVHPKQYRDAQSIAESFREGIPVIINLSQMSDGDARRLIDFASGLSQGLYGKIERVTSKVFLLSPSHVSISGESDQKTESDATFFAQQ
- a CDS encoding YggT family protein, which encodes MSSVISLIGSILYLVLLLYFFVMWGRFILDLMRTFNRAWRPRGAGLVAAEVVYSLTDPPVNFFRRVLPPLRVGAVALDFGWTITMLCVIVAMFIVGFL
- a CDS encoding DivIVA domain-containing protein; its protein translation is MALTPEDVVNKQFQQTKFREGYDQDEVDDFLDEVVVELRRLIQENQDLKEQASKADSSSSSSSQSDSSTGFVAKQPAEAAPVATPVPAAPAAKTAESETPAQATAESTDGDSESSNSLLVLARRLHDEHVREGSEKRDQLIAEGHATAARVVAEAEAKQREELSKLETAKSGLEKKIDELRQFESEYRQNLRSYIEGHLKDLDKASPSNDSSKLSESTSH
- the lspA gene encoding signal peptidase II, which translates into the protein MPESPSRTAMVRALSVLVTVAVLWVGFDQFTKYLVVTNLHENERVAVFGDVLQFVFVRNSGAAFSFASGATWIFSLLATGVVIAIIVMARRIRSVRWGLVIGLLLGGVLGNLLDRYFREPSFGLGHVVDFISTPWMIPAIYNVADIGICVAMALFILLTVLGVGLDGRRATKLKAESETSDTEATEGEGGLASEGTAPDVAASSDVEDENSSPQKGS
- a CDS encoding RluA family pseudouridine synthase, yielding MESRSLPVPDGLVGTRADAGIAKLLGFSRSFAADVIDAGGVELDGRVLQKSDRLAAEAWLTVSWTPRHEPVIEAIAVDDLAIVHDDDDIVVVNKPTGVAAHPSVGWTGPTVLGALAAAGYTIATSGQTERAGIVHRLDVGTSGLMVVAKTERAYTALKRAFHDREVEKIYNAVVQGHPDPFTGTIEAPIGRHPKHDWKFAVTAGGKPSITHYSTREAFPYASLLEVRLETGRTHQIRVHMAAMKHPCVGDPLYGSDPRLAERLGLTRQWLQAVQLSFSHPATGEWVTYSADYAPDLQHALDVLGRD